CATGCCGATATCCTGACCGCTGGCACTCCAGATAACCAGCACGCTGTAAACCAGCAGCGCCAGTAAGATCAACATCAACATCGGATCGAGGTGGATCTTATCCCACAGTGATTTCTTGCTGGCGTTATCACTCATTATTGATCCTCCCCTGCGGTCACGGCCGGGTTTTCACTGGGTAAGTGAGTGTTGTTATCTCCCAGTATAATGTGATCAAGGATCTGGCGCATAACCGTACCGACAGCGGCACCTGCGCCGCCATTTTCAAGAATGATAGTAATAGCAACCTGGGGATCATTATAGGGGGCAAAGCCGATCATCAGTTTATGGTCACGCAGACGCTCTGTTATTTTGTGGGCATTATAAGTTTCATTGGCTTTCAGGCCAAATACCTGGGCCGTACCGGATTTGACCGCACTTCTATAAGGTGCGCTGGCGAAGTATTTATAACCGGTGCCGTTGCTACGGTGGGCGACGCCATACATACCATCTTTGGCAATTTCCCAAAAGCCGGAACGAATGTTGCCAACAGGCGGTTCATAGGGTTGCACCCATGGTATTTGTTTGCCCTCTTCGAGGGTACTTTTTAGCAGATGTGGCACTTTCACGACGCCGTCATTAATCAAAATCATCAATGCCTTATTCATCTGAACAGGGGTTGCTGTCCAGTAGCCCTGGCCAATCCCGACCGGGATAGTGTCACCCTGATACCAGGGCTTTTTAAAACGTTTGAGTTTCCATTCCCGGGTCGGCATATTCCCGGAACGCTCTTCGGCCAGGTCGATGCCGGTATAGTGACCGTAACCAAATTTTGTCATCCATTCAGAGAGCCGGTCGATCCCCATATCGTAAGCGATCTGATAGAAAAACGTATCCGCTGACTCTTCCAGCGCTTTGGTGATATTCAGATGACCATGTCCCCATTTTTTCCAGTCACGATAACGTTTTTCGGTGCCGGGCAGTTGCCACCACCCCGGATCGAACAGACTGGTATTACGGGTAATGGTATTGGTGCTGAGTGCCGATACCGCGATATAGGGTTTGACCGTTGACGCGGGGGGATAAATGCCCTGTGTCGCCCGATTGATCAAGGGGGTATCCGGGTCGTTTAACAGTTCGGCATAATCTTTACTGGAGATGCCGTTAACGAACAGATTGGGGTCATAACCGGGCGTCGAGACCAGCGCAAGGATGTCGCCATTACGCGGATCGGTGACTACCACGGCAGCGCGGCTGCCAGCCAGCAGGGTTTCGATATATTGCTGGAGCTTAAGATCAAGGGTTAAATAGATATCTCTGCCTGCTTGCGGAGGCACCTCTTTGAGCTGGCGAATAACACGCCCACGGTTGTTGACTTCCACCTCTTCATAGCCCGTCTGACCATGCAGAAGATCTTCATAGTAGCGTTCGATCCCCAGTTTTCCGATATCATGAGTCGCCGCATAGTTAGCCAGTTTACCGGCTTTATCCAGACGAGTGATGTCTTTATCGTTGATTTTGGAGACATAACCAATCACGTGGGTCAGGGCGGAATTATAGGGATAGTAACGGCGCTTGTAGCCTTTGACCTCAACACCAGGAAAACGGTGTTGATTAACCGCAAAACGGGCAACCTGCTCTTCATTGAGATTAGTTTTGACTGGAATTAAGCTGAAGCGATGGGAGCGCGTGCGCTCTTTTGTGAAACTGGCGATATCGTCATCAGTGAGATCGACAACATCGCGTAACGCATCCAGCGTTTGCTGCACGTTGTCCACTTTTTCTGGCATCATCTCCAGTTGGTAGATGGTGCGGTTGAGCGCCAGCGCTGTGCCGTTACGATCGTAGATAATGCCACGACTGGGGGTGATCGGCACCAGTTTAATCCGGTT
The sequence above is drawn from the Enterobacteriaceae bacterium ESL0689 genome and encodes:
- the mrdA gene encoding peptidoglycan DD-transpeptidase MrdA, translating into MKLKDYFRDYTAESSLFMRRALVAFIGILLLTAVLIANLYNVQIVRYQDYQTRSNENRIKLVPITPSRGIIYDRNGTALALNRTIYQLEMMPEKVDNVQQTLDALRDVVDLTDDDIASFTKERTRSHRFSLIPVKTNLNEEQVARFAVNQHRFPGVEVKGYKRRYYPYNSALTHVIGYVSKINDKDITRLDKAGKLANYAATHDIGKLGIERYYEDLLHGQTGYEEVEVNNRGRVIRQLKEVPPQAGRDIYLTLDLKLQQYIETLLAGSRAAVVVTDPRNGDILALVSTPGYDPNLFVNGISSKDYAELLNDPDTPLINRATQGIYPPASTVKPYIAVSALSTNTITRNTSLFDPGWWQLPGTEKRYRDWKKWGHGHLNITKALEESADTFFYQIAYDMGIDRLSEWMTKFGYGHYTGIDLAEERSGNMPTREWKLKRFKKPWYQGDTIPVGIGQGYWTATPVQMNKALMILINDGVVKVPHLLKSTLEEGKQIPWVQPYEPPVGNIRSGFWEIAKDGMYGVAHRSNGTGYKYFASAPYRSAVKSGTAQVFGLKANETYNAHKITERLRDHKLMIGFAPYNDPQVAITIILENGGAGAAVGTVMRQILDHIILGDNNTHLPSENPAVTAGEDQ